Proteins encoded together in one Oreochromis aureus strain Israel breed Guangdong linkage group 23, ZZ_aureus, whole genome shotgun sequence window:
- the ube3a gene encoding ubiquitin-protein ligase E3A — protein MNRATAKLLIERYFRQLTEGCGNGNCTNEFCASCCDFQPLDNNSAAAKALELFKINAKLCDYHPSITASADGSTQEDSKMSDKDPGFTKEDFSEVHHLTENTVCTILSFCEEEGDYSALVRVIGRVFSNAEALMKSFRKDESNSTDNLESCKPADMKKDEKQSERSSEKTGASSAASLPGEALNEVFDACEVTVDIGAVRRVYDRLLSIDQLQGALVNALIYLTPNVELDLEYLDVYETNPDYLNIFIIVMENSNLHSPEYLEVALPQFCKAMSKLPVTALARLTKLWSKYDLPHIRRMMETFQQLITFTVVSNEYDGENLVNDDETVVAATQCLQVVFFASILGGDVDIEHNEEDEEDSDSDELTLHELLGEERLYKKGPRINPLEKELGVRPMDSIKPLIPFEDFINESLNDVIEMDKDFTFFKVNAETKFSFQTCPFILSVITKNQGLYYDNRIRMYSERRLTALFSMVQGQQPNPYLKLKVRRDHIIDDALVRLEMISMENPSDLKKQLYVEFEGEQGVDEGGVSKEFFQLVLEEIFNPDIGMFTYDNDTKLFWFNSSSLETEAQYTLIGIVLGLAIYNNCILDVHFPMVVYRKLMGKKGTYLDLSDSHPVLYQSLKGVLEYMGNVEEDMMMTFQISHTDLFGNPVIYDLKEQGDQIPVTKENRQEFVDLYADYILNKSVERQFKAFKKGFLMVTNESPLKYLFRPEEVELLICGSRNLDFEALEKTTEYDGGYSKDSQIIKDFWEVVHSFGEEQKRLFLQFTTGTDRAPVGGLGKLKMIIAKNGSDTDRLPTSHTCFNALLLPEYSSKEKLRERLLKAITYAKGFGML, from the exons AT GAACAGAGCGACTGCAAAGCTTCTAATTGAGCGCTACTTTCGGCAGTTAACTGAAGGCTGTGGAAATGGCAACTGCACGAATGAGTTTTGCGCATCATGTTGTGATTTTCAACCTTTGGATAACAATTCAGCAGCTGCCAAAGCGCTCGAGCTGTTTAAGATTAATGCCAAACTCTGTGATTATCACCCCTCCATCACGGCCAGCGCTGACGGAAGCACTCAGGAGGACAGTAAGATGAGCGATAAAGACCCCGGTTTCACCAAGGAGGACTTCTCAG AGGTTCATCACCTCACGGAGAACACAGTCTGTACGATCTTGAGTTTCTGTGAAGAAGAAGGGGATTATTCTGCTCTTGTCCGAGTCATCGGTAGGGTTTTCTCCAACGCGGAAGCCCTGATGAAGAGTTTCAGGAAAGATGAATCCAATTCTACCGACAACCTTGAGTCTTGTAAACCGGCAGATATGAAGAAAGATGAGAAACAGAGTGAGAGAAGCTCAGAGAAGACAGGTGCTTCTTCTGCAGCCTCTTTGCCAGGTGAGGCTTTGAATGAAGTGTTTGATGCCTGTGAGGTTACAGTGGACATCGGCGCTGTGAGGAGAGTCTACGACAGACTTCTGTCTATCGACCAGCTGCAGGGGGCACTCGTGAATGCTCTCATTTACCTCACTCCAAATGTTGAACTTGACCTGGAATATCTTGATGTGTACGAAACAAACCCAGATTACCTGAACATCTTCATTATCGTCATGGAGAACAGTAACCTTCACAGCCCAGAGTACCTCGAAGTGGCGTTACCACAGTTCTGCAAAGCAATGAGCAAACTTCCAGTGACCGCGCTTGCCAGGCTGACGAAGCTCTGGTCAAAGTACGATCTCCCGCACATCCGCCGTATGATGGAGACCTTCCAGCAGCTCATTACGTTTACAGTTGTTAGCAACGAATACGACGGCGAAAATCTGGTAAACGACGACGAGACTGTGGTGGCTGCGACGCAGTGTTTACAGGTCGTCTTCTTTGCAAGCATTCTGGGAGGTGACGTGGACATAGAGCACAACGAGGAGGACGAGGAAGACTCTGACTCAGACGAGCTGACGCTGCACGAGCTGCTTGGCGAGGAGCGGCTCTATAAGAAAGGCCCCCGCATAAATCCCCTGGAGAAAGAACTGGGCGTCCGACCGATGGACAGCATAAAGCCTCTCATCCCCTTCGAGGATTTTATTAACGAATCGCTTAACGATGTCATCGAGATGGACAAGGACTTCACTTTCTTCAAGGTCAATGCAGAAACAAAGTTTTCTTTCCAGACCTGCCCTTTCATCCTCAGTGTCATCACCAAAAACCAAGGGCTGTACTACGACAACAGGATCCGAATGTACAGCGAGCGACGCCTCACGGCTCTTTTCAGCATGGTccaggggcagcagcccaacCCCTACCTCAAGCTCAAAGTGCGCAGAGACCACATCATTGACGACGCTCTCGTCAGA CTGGAGATGATCTCCATGGAGAACCCGTCCGACCTGAAGAAACAGCTCTATGTTGAGTTTGAGGGTGAGCAAGGTGTAGATGAAGGAGGCGTTTCAAAGGAGTTCTTTCAGCTGGTTCTTGAAGAAATCTTCAATCCTGACATAG GAATGTTCACCTACGACAACGACACCAAACTTTTCTGGTTTAATTCATCTTCTCTGGAGACTGAAGCGCAGTACACTCTTATTGGAATCGTCCTCGGTCTCGCGATTTACAACAACTGCATCCTGGATGTCCACTTTCCAATGGTTGTCTACAGGAAGCTCATGGGAAAGAAAGGGACCTACTTGGACCTATCAGACTCACATCCA GTTCTCTATCAAAGTCTGAAGGGAGTACTTGAATATATGGGAAATGTGGAAGAAGACATGATGATGACCTTCCAGATATCGCACACTGACCTCTTCGGAAACCCAGTAATATACGACTTAAAGGAGCAAGGAGACCAGATCCCCGTTACTAAGGAGAACCGACAG GAGTTTGTGGATCTGTATGCTGATTACATCCTGAACAAGAGTGTGGAGAGACAATTCAAAGCCTTCAAAAAAGGCTTCCTAATGGTCACAAATGAGTCCCCGCTGAAATATTTGTTTAGACCAGAAGAAGTAGAGCTGCTTATCTGTGGAAGCAGG AATCTGGACTTTGAAGCGCTCGAAAAGACGACGGAATATGACGGCGGTTACAGCAAAGACAGTCAGATTATCAA GGATTTCTGGGAAGTCGTGCACTCATTCGGGGAAGAGCAAAAGAGACTGTTTCTTCAGTTCACGACAGGCACGGACAGGGCGCCTGTTGGCGGTCTCGGCAAATTAAAAATGATCATTGCGAAGAACGGCTCTGACACAGACAG GCTACCAACCTCCCACACCTGCTTTAATGCACTGCTGCTCCCTGAATACTCCTCCAAGGAAAAGCTGAGAGAGAGACTTCTCAAGGCCATCACTTATGCCAAAGGGTTCGGGATGCTGTGA